One genomic window of Mustela lutreola isolate mMusLut2 chromosome 14, mMusLut2.pri, whole genome shotgun sequence includes the following:
- the BECN2 gene encoding beclin-2: MAAHPEETCNQSKSQSLPMSSIRFICQGCRQPMKLDQFMGTLDPETTQESAASTFTSAQQEPGETLEHGPPARSETDSKKLQDGASCSTHRGDDKMPRDSSNKFILLGKFDSGRTLTNIQKTIRDIFDILTGEKDMDHPLCEDCTDKLLEEIDTHLIIVESENQSYKYWMGRIHEEETKTLQEELEGLELEEARLVQELKEVEKNQERIAEDLEAARAETKMLDQQDEQYWRDYSYLQWQQLELQDELESMKNQLRHAQIQWGRLKKTSVFSATFEIRHDGPVGIINNFRLGCLPTTPVSWKEINMAWGQTALLLLALSNKIGLEFQRIHVESGLMEDSGSSGEFYSIKTHLNSEEQWTKALKLMLINFKCSLAWVSLRCQE, from the exons ATGGCTGCCCACCCAGAGGAAACTTGCAATCAGAGTAAGAGCCAAagtctccccatgtcttccatccGATTCATCTGCCAGGGCTGCAGGCAGCCCATGAAGTTGGATCAGTTTATGGGGACCTTGGATCCTGAGACCACCCAAGAATCTGCAGCTTCCACATTCACCTCAGCTCAACAGGAGCCAGGAGAAACCCTGGAGCATGGCCCTCCTGCCAGGTCAGAGACAGACAGTAAAAAGCTGCAGGATGGTGCCTCCTGTTCTACGCACCGTGGTGATGACAAGATGCCAAGGGACAGTTCTAACAAGTTCATCTTGCTTGGAAAGTTTGACTCTGGAAGAACACTCACTAACATCCAGAAGACTATTAGGGACATTTTTGACATCCTCACTGGTGAAAAAGATATGGACCACCCACTTTGTGAGGACTGTACTGACAAACTTTTAGAGGAGATAGACACCCACCTCATTATTGTAGAATCCGAGAACCAGAGCTACAAATATTGGATGGGGAGGATACATGAGGAGGAGACAAAGACCctgcaggaggagctggagggcCTGGAGCTGGAGGAGGCGAGGCTGGTCCAGGAGCTAAAGGAGGTGGAGAAGAACCAAGAAAGAATAGCAGAAGATCTTGAGGCAGCCCGGGCAGAGACCAAGATGCTGGACCAGCAGGACGAGCAGTACTGGAGGGACTACAGTTACTTGCAGTGGCAGCAACTGGAACTGCAGGACGAGCTGGAGAGCATGAAGAACCAGCTGAGACATGCCCAGATCCAGTGGGGTCGGCTGAAGAAGACCAGTGTCTTCAGTGCCACCTTTGAGATCAGGCATGATGGTCCTGTGGGCATCATCAACAACTTCAGATTGGGCTGCCTTCCCACCACCCCTGTGAGCTGGAAGGAGATTAACATGGCCTGGGGCCAGACAGCCTTGCTGCTCCTTGCCCTGTCCAATAAGATTGGGCTGGAGTTTCAGAG GATTCATGTGGAGAGTGGCCTAATGGAAGACTCTGGAAGCAGTGGTGAGTTCTATTCAATCAAGACCCACTTGAACTCAGAGGAGCAATGGACAAAGGCACTCAAGCTCAtgcttataaattttaaatgtagtcTCGCTTGGGTCTCTTTAAGATGCCAAGAATAG